From Campylobacteraceae bacterium, one genomic window encodes:
- a CDS encoding TRAP transporter permease — protein MNIYDQKLKSLESNNEHEQCVLNEFSGQRVFTKKNYEFWLISGIALLWSLFQLYIVVEPINSTISRSLHLSFALALTFLMYPMIQKAYFFAKIRWFGYLFTIIAVSATAYITIFYEELSQRPGDYIPTDIFVALLAMVILLEAGRRVLGIALTIIALVFLSYDVLGPFMPEIIQHKGASFSKLAGHMFLTTEGIFGVPLGVSTSFVFLFVLFGSLLEKAGAGQYFITLAYSMLGKYRGGPAKASVVASGFTGIMSGSSIANTVTTGTFTIPLMKRTGFTPEKAGAIEVAASTNGQLMPPVMGAAAFIIAEFLGMSYTQVIYAAFIPAFVSYFALFYIVHLESLKLGLIGMKASELPPKFKTFINGAHFLIPIAFLLYTLMILRESAMSAAFNAIMLLMLIMVFQNPFKAYITKKKITQKILLSGFVDILNGMIAGAKNMIPIAVATALAGIIIGSITLTGLGQVLLEVIESVSGGNIFIILILTALVSLILGMGLPTTANYIVMASLTAPVIMILAQDNGYFIPTIAAHLFVFYFGILADDTPPVGLAAYAAAGIAKSDPIKTGIQGFIYDIRTAILPFMFFFNPELLLISAVDKSNTSNVDAWVWITDPYQIITIFLTAFIGMMAFSCFTQGYFLARLSLLERLLFLIIVPFMFLPKIMKELCYLESQYVSYTIGISIFLGIYIIQKAVVRNQKGAPLEGEI, from the coding sequence ATGAATATTTATGATCAAAAGTTAAAGAGTTTAGAAAGTAATAATGAACACGAACAATGTGTTTTAAATGAATTTAGTGGACAAAGAGTTTTTACAAAAAAGAATTATGAATTCTGGCTAATTTCGGGGATTGCACTTTTATGGTCTTTATTTCAATTATATATAGTCGTAGAACCTATTAACTCAACTATTTCAAGATCACTTCATCTCTCTTTTGCTTTAGCACTTACTTTTTTAATGTATCCAATGATACAAAAAGCCTACTTTTTTGCCAAAATCAGATGGTTTGGTTATCTTTTTACAATAATTGCTGTATCTGCTACTGCTTATATAACTATTTTTTACGAAGAACTTTCGCAAAGACCAGGAGATTATATTCCCACAGATATTTTTGTTGCTTTATTGGCTATGGTTATTTTATTAGAAGCAGGAAGAAGAGTTCTTGGAATTGCTTTGACTATTATTGCTTTGGTTTTTTTATCTTATGATGTTTTAGGGCCTTTTATGCCTGAAATTATTCAGCATAAAGGGGCTTCTTTTAGTAAACTAGCGGGTCATATGTTTTTAACAACAGAAGGAATTTTTGGTGTTCCTTTAGGTGTATCTACTTCTTTTGTATTCCTTTTTGTTTTATTTGGTTCTTTACTTGAAAAAGCGGGAGCAGGTCAGTATTTTATTACTTTGGCGTATTCAATGTTAGGAAAATACAGAGGAGGCCCAGCAAAAGCTTCTGTTGTAGCATCTGGTTTTACAGGAATTATGTCAGGTTCTTCCATAGCAAATACGGTTACAACTGGAACATTCACTATTCCTTTAATGAAAAGAACAGGTTTTACCCCTGAAAAAGCAGGAGCTATAGAAGTTGCTGCTTCTACAAATGGCCAATTAATGCCACCTGTTATGGGAGCTGCTGCTTTTATTATTGCAGAATTTTTAGGAATGTCTTACACCCAAGTAATTTATGCTGCGTTTATTCCTGCTTTTGTATCTTATTTTGCACTGTTTTATATTGTTCATTTGGAGTCTTTAAAATTAGGTCTAATAGGCATGAAAGCAAGTGAATTACCTCCTAAATTTAAAACCTTTATTAATGGAGCACATTTTTTAATTCCTATTGCATTTTTATTGTACACGCTTATGATTTTAAGAGAGTCTGCCATGAGTGCTGCTTTTAATGCAATTATGTTATTAATGTTGATAATGGTTTTTCAAAATCCATTTAAAGCTTATATAACAAAAAAGAAAATCACTCAAAAAATCCTTTTAAGTGGTTTTGTTGATATTTTAAATGGAATGATAGCAGGGGCTAAGAATATGATTCCTATTGCAGTTGCTACTGCATTAGCTGGTATTATTATTGGTTCTATTACCTTAACAGGTCTGGGGCAAGTATTATTAGAAGTAATTGAAAGTGTTTCTGGTGGTAATATTTTTATTATTCTTATTTTAACAGCCCTAGTATCTTTGATTCTTGGAATGGGTTTACCTACAACTGCTAATTATATTGTAATGGCTTCCTTAACAGCACCTGTTATTATGATATTAGCACAAGATAATGGTTATTTTATTCCTACAATTGCAGCACATTTATTTGTATTTTATTTTGGAATTTTAGCAGATGATACTCCACCTGTTGGACTTGCAGCCTATGCAGCTGCTGGAATTGCTAAAAGCGATCCTATTAAAACAGGAATACAAGGTTTTATTTATGATATTAGAACAGCAATCTTGCCTTTTATGTTTTTCTTTAACCCTGAGTTATTGTTAATTTCTGCAGTTGATAAAAGTAATACCTCGAATGTAGATGCTTGGGTTTGGATTACAGATCCTTACCAAATAATAACTATTTTCCTTACTGCTTTTATTGGGATGATGGCATTTTCTTGTTTCACTCAAGGCTATTTTTTAGCACGACTTAGTTTACTTGAGCGACTGTTATTTTTAATTATTGTGCCTTTTATGTTTTTACCAAAAATAATGAAAGAGCTGTGTTATTTAGAAAGTCAATACGTGTCTTATACCATTGGTATTTCTATATTTTTAGGTATTTATATTATTCAAAAAGCGGTAGTTAGAAATCAAAAAGGGGCACCTTTAGAAGGAGAAATTTAA
- a CDS encoding TAXI family TRAP transporter solute-binding subunit encodes MKNLASLTLFATLSLPIFATEFITIGTGGVTGTYYPTGGAICRLVNKMKKETKIRCSVESTGGSVYNINTIKNKELDFGIAQSDVVYQASRGNGKFKGKKVSKLRSVMAIYPELLALVTRKDSNIYKLSDIKGKRINLGNPGSGNEATALTLFDLSDIKKSSLKFAGALKAAEMPDALRDNKIDGYFYMIGHPTANIKDASNSVDTRIVPLVGSNVDDLLKKYPYFARANIQGGMYKGNEKDIKTFGVKAVLVTSTDVSEKAVYTVVKAVLENFEAFKKLHPAYAHITKESLLDGLSAPLHKGAKKYFKEAGIR; translated from the coding sequence ATGAAAAATCTAGCATCACTTACACTATTTGCAACATTGAGTTTGCCTATTTTTGCAACAGAGTTTATTACTATTGGTACAGGCGGAGTTACAGGTACATATTACCCTACAGGTGGAGCTATTTGTAGATTAGTAAACAAAATGAAAAAAGAGACCAAAATCAGATGTTCTGTAGAATCAACAGGCGGTTCTGTTTATAATATTAATACCATTAAAAACAAAGAATTGGATTTTGGTATTGCACAAAGTGATGTTGTTTACCAAGCGTCAAGAGGAAATGGTAAATTTAAGGGTAAAAAAGTAAGTAAACTTAGATCTGTTATGGCAATTTATCCTGAATTATTGGCACTTGTTACGCGAAAAGATTCAAATATTTATAAATTAAGTGACATTAAGGGAAAAAGAATTAATTTAGGAAACCCTGGTTCTGGAAATGAAGCAACGGCATTAACACTTTTTGACCTAAGTGATATTAAAAAATCCAGTTTAAAATTTGCAGGGGCATTAAAAGCAGCAGAAATGCCAGATGCGCTAAGAGACAATAAAATTGATGGTTATTTTTACATGATAGGACATCCAACTGCTAATATAAAAGATGCTTCTAACTCAGTTGATACCAGAATTGTACCTCTTGTTGGCTCAAATGTGGATGATCTACTAAAAAAATATCCTTATTTCGCAAGAGCAAATATACAAGGTGGAATGTATAAAGGAAATGAAAAAGATATAAAAACCTTTGGTGTTAAAGCAGTACTTGTTACTTCTACTGATGTAAGTGAAAAAGCAGTATACACTGTAGTAAAAGCAGTCCTTGAAAACTTTGAAGCTTTCAAAAAATTGCACCCAGCTTATGCTCATATTACAAAAGAATCATTACTTGATGGTTTATCTGCGCCTTTACATAAAGGGGCAAAAAAGTATTTCAAAGAGGCTGGAATACGTTAA